Proteins encoded in a region of the Watersipora subatra chromosome 5, tzWatSuba1.1, whole genome shotgun sequence genome:
- the LOC137396455 gene encoding methylcrotonoyl-CoA carboxylase beta chain, mitochondrial-like: protein MRSARNLLFVKKSLKLCNSLKGRNNHTGAIANHVDVYSEDYKSNHEAMTKLVSTLGSHTSRIIQGGGEKARERHISRGKLFVRDRIDKLLDPCSAFLEFSQLAGHNLYDDDVPAGGIITGIGQVSGVECVIVANDSTVKGGSYYPITVKKHLRAQDIARENNLPCLYLVDSGGANLPRQDEVFPDRDHFGRIFYNQATMSSSGIPQIAIVLGSCTAGGAYVPAMSDESIIVKNQGTIFLAGPPLVKAATGETVNPEELGGADLHCGRSGVTDHYAIDDEHALHIARRILGNLNRRKVNHLIQQTTSPAEPLYPIDELYGIVGENLKKTFDVRQVIARVVDGSEFDEFKAQYGDSVVTGFARISGYPCGIIGNNGVLFSESALKATHFIELCCQRKIPLIFLQNITGFMVGKEAEAGGIAKNGAKMVTAVACAKVPKITLIIGGSYGAGNYGMCGRAYQPRFLYMWPNARISVMGGEQAAGVLAQISREQRAREGKEWTDAEEEALKAPILAKYEKEGSPYYSSARLWDDGVIDPADTRNVLSLSLAAAANAPIPDTNFGIFRM, encoded by the exons AGTAACCATGAGGCTATGACAAAGCTTGTATCTACACTAGGTTCACATACAAGCAGAATTATACAAG GTGGTGGTGAGAAGGCAAGAGAAAGGCATATCTCTAGGGGTAAGCTGTTTGTGAGAGACAGAATAGACAAACTTCTCGATCCATGCAGCGCCTTCCTAGAGTTTTCTCAGCTTGCTGGACATAATCTCTATGATGATGATGTACCTGCTGGAGGCATCATCACTGGTATTGGACAAGTGTCCGG GGTGGAGTGTGTCATAGTGGCTAATGACTCGACTGTCAAGGGCGGATCCTACTACCCTATCACCGTCAAAAAACATCTGAGAGCTCAGGATATCGCTAGAGAGAATAATCTACCATGTTTATACCTAG TTGATTCTGGAGGAGCAAACCTGCCAAGACAAGATGAAGTCTTCCCAGATAGAGATCATTTTGGAAGGATTTTTTATAACCAGGCGACCATGTCAAGCAGTGGAATTCCACAG ATAGCCATAGTTTTAGGTAGCTGTACAGCAGGCGGAGCATATGTCCCAGCCATGTCTGATGAAAGCATAATAGTAAAGAACCAGGGAACCATATTTTTGGCTGGACCTCCTCTG GTCAAGGCAGCAACAGGAGAGACGGTGAACCCTGAAGAGTTGGGAGGCGCTGACTTACACTGCGGAAGGTCAGGGGTCACAGATCATTACGCTATCGATGATGAGCATGCCCTGCACATAGCGAGGCGTATCCTTGGCAACTTGAACAGAAGGAAGGTCAACCACCTCAT TCAGCAGACGACTAGCCCAGCTGAGCCACTGTATCCAATAGATGAGCTCTATGGAATCGTGGGAGAGAACCTCAAGAAAACCTTTGATGTCAGACAG GTTATAGCCCGAGTGGTAGATGGATCAGAGTTTGATGAGTTCAAAGCGCAGTACGGAGATTCCGTTGTAACAGGCTTTGCTAGGATATCAGGATATCCTTGCGGCATTATAGGAAATAATGGAGTTCTTTTTTCAGAATCTGCCCTCAAG GCCACTCACTTCATTGAGCTCTGCTGCCAGCGCAAGATACCACTTATATTTCTACAGAATATCACAG GGTTCATGGTAGGAAAAGAGGCCGAGGCAGGAGGAATAGCGAAGAACGGAGCTAAAATGGTAACTGCAGTTGCATGTGCCAAAGTACCAAAGATCACTCTCATTATTGGCGGCTCATATGGAGCGGGCAACTATGGCATGTGTGGCCGGGCCTATCA ACCAAGGTTCTTATACATGTGGCCCAATGCTAGGATTTCAGTTATGGGTGGTGAACAGGCAGCCGGAGTGCTGGCACAAATCAGCAGAGAACAACGGGCTAGAGAGGGCAAAGAG TGGACTGATGCTGAGGAAGAAGCGCTCAAAGCTCCCATCTTGGCTAAATACGAAAAGGAAGGAAGTCCATATTACTCAAGTGCAAG GTTGTGGGATGACGGAGTGATAGACCCTGCTGACACCCGAAATGTATTATCTCTAAGTCTAGCGGCTGCTGCAAATGCTCCCATACCAGATACTAACTTTGGAATATTCCGGATGTAA